One Tachysurus vachellii isolate PV-2020 chromosome 8, HZAU_Pvac_v1, whole genome shotgun sequence genomic window carries:
- the me3 gene encoding NADP-dependent malic enzyme, mitochondrial isoform X1: protein MRATLLHLRMAIGAQRRRRMVTEAYQDHETELGLRNHLVTLPLKSNQVKARGLVNTTRTRALAVLSALLSEASSCSLLYFHTGFVSLLVLLHTITFGITLLRNMNAFSGKSVLSLCRQTTRSVRVLANSTPSDLPLGHGLTRPLLGLQRVCHSASNSKPSSIRTKKRGYDITRNPHLNKGMAFTLEERLQLGIHGLLPPCFLSQDVQVLRVMRSYETRTNPLDKYILLMTLQDRNEKLFYRLLTSDIEEFMPIVYTPTVGLACQQYGLAFRRPRGLFITIHDKGHIATMLNSWPEENIKAIVVTDGERILGLGDLGSYGMGIPVGKLALYTACGGVHPQQCLPVLLDVGTDNETLLNDPLYIGLKHKRVRGKEYDDLIDEFMQAVTDKYGMNCLIQFEDFANSNAFRILNKYRNRYCTFNDDIQGTASVAVAGILSALKITKNKLSDHTFVFQGAGEAALGIAHLLTMAMAKEGVSYADAVKRIWMVDSKGLIVKGRSHLNHEKEEFAHEHPHVKTLEEVVKTIKPTAIIGVAAIAGAFNENIIKDMASFNERPIIFALSNPTSKAECTAEQCYTLTEGRGIFASGSPFTKVTLADGRSFYPGQGNNAYVFPGVALGVIACGVRHISDDIFLTTAEAIAEMVTEEHLAEGRLYPPLSTIREVSFKIAVKIVDYAYKHDIASLYPEPKDKEAFVLSHVYNSDYDSFTMDSYTWPNDAMMVQDV, encoded by the exons ATGAGAGCTACTCTCCTACACCTCAGGATGGCTATAGGAgctcagaggaggaggaggatggttACAGAGGCGTATCAAGATCACGAGACCGAGCTTGGCCTGAGAAACCACCTAGTTACTCTTCCATTGAAATCAAACCAGGTCAAAGCAAGAGGACTAGTGAACACAACTCG GACAAGAGCTCTCGCAGTGCTGTCAGCGTTGTTATCTGAAGCCTCTTCCTGCTCTCTACTGTATTTCCACA CTGGGTTTGTCTCACTCTTGGTGCTGTTACACACAATTACTTTTGGAATTACTTTACTCC GAAACATGAACGCTTTCTCTGGAAAGAGTGTGCTATCTTTGTGCAGACAGACAACCAGGTCCGTCCGTGTGTTGGCCAACAGCACTCCTTCAGATCTTCCTTTGGGTCATGGGCTCACTAGGCCATTACTAGGTCTACAAAGAGTGTGTCACTCGGCCTCAAACTCCAAACCTAGCAGCATCAGGACCAAAAAACGGGGTTATGACATCACAAGGAACCCCCACCTTAATAAG GGCATGGCATTTACTCTGGAGGAGAGGCTCCAGCTGGGTATCCATGGCCTTCTGCCTCCATGCTTTCTCTCCCAAGATGTCCAGGTGCTCCGTGTCATGAGGAGCTATGAGACACGTACCAACCCCCTTGACAA ATACATTTTGCTGATGACCCTACAGGACCGGAATGAAAAGCTCTTTTATCGTCTGTTGACCTCAGACATTGAGGAGTTTATGCCTATAGTTTACACTCCCACTGTAGGACTGGCCTGCCAACAATATGGCTTGGCATTCAGGAGACCACG AGGACTTTTTATAACCATTCATGACAAGGGCCACATAGCTACCATGTTGAATTCATGGCCGGAGGAGAACATCAAG GCCATTGTTGTAACTGATGGTGAAAGGATCCTGGGGCTTGGGGACCTAGGTAGCTATGGAATGGGTATTCCAGTGGGCAAGCTGGCTCTTTACACAGCCTGTGGTGGAGTGCATCCTCAACAGTGCCTACCTGTGCTCCTGGATGTGGGTACTGACAATGAG ACTCTTTTAAATGATCCCTTGTACATTGGACTGAAGCACAAACGGGTGCGAGGAAAAGAATATGATGACCTTATTGATGAGTTCATGCAGGCAGTCACAGACAA GTATGGGATGAACTGTCTGATTCAGTTTGAAGATTTTGCCAACAGCAATGCTTTCCGCATTCTTAACAAGTACCGCAATCGTTACTGCACCTTCAATGATGACATCCAAG GAACAGCATCGGTGGCTGTTGCTGGGATTCTTTCTGCTCTGAAGATCACCAAAAACAAACTGTCTGATCACACTTTTGTGTTTCAAGGAGCAGGAGAG GCTGCTTTGGGCATTGCTCATCTGCTCACCATGGCGATGGCGAAGGAGGGAGTGTCCTATGCTGATGCTGTCAAAAGGATCTGGATGGTGGACTCTAAAGGACTAATCGTAAAG GGCAGAAGTCACCTGAACCATGAGAAGGAGGAGTTTGCCCATGAGCATCCTCATGTAAAGACCCTGGAGGAGGTGGTGAAGACCATTAAGCCTACAGCTATTATTG GTGTTGCTGCCATTGCTGGAGCTTTCAATGAGAATATTATAAAGGACATGGCATCCTTCAATGAAAGGCCCATCATATTTGCTCTCAGCAATCCCACCAGTAAAGCAGAGTGCACTGCAGAGCAGTGTTACACCCTCACAGAG GGTCGTGGGATCTTTGCCAGCGGTAGCCCTTTCACGAAGGTGACTCTTGCAGATGGACGCAGTTTCTACCCAGGCCAGGGTAACAACGCTTATGTGTTCCCTGGTGTTGCATTGGGTGTTATTGCCTGTGGGGTGCGTCATATATCCGATGacattttcctcaccacagcaGAG GCGATAGCTGAAATGGTTACAGAGGAGCATCTGGCAGAAGGCAGATTATACCCCCCTCTCAGCACAATCAGAGAAGTGTCCTTCAAGATAGCCGTGAAG aTTGTGGATTATGCTTATAAACATGATATTGCTTCATTGTATCCTGAGCCCAAGGATAAAGAAGCCTTTGTGTTGTCTCATGTTTACAACTCTGATTATGACTCCTTTACGATGGACTCTTACACATGGCCAAATGATGCTATGATGGTTCAGGATGTGTAG
- the me3 gene encoding NADP-dependent malic enzyme, mitochondrial isoform X2, protein MNAFSGKSVLSLCRQTTRSVRVLANSTPSDLPLGHGLTRPLLGLQRVCHSASNSKPSSIRTKKRGYDITRNPHLNKGMAFTLEERLQLGIHGLLPPCFLSQDVQVLRVMRSYETRTNPLDKYILLMTLQDRNEKLFYRLLTSDIEEFMPIVYTPTVGLACQQYGLAFRRPRGLFITIHDKGHIATMLNSWPEENIKAIVVTDGERILGLGDLGSYGMGIPVGKLALYTACGGVHPQQCLPVLLDVGTDNETLLNDPLYIGLKHKRVRGKEYDDLIDEFMQAVTDKYGMNCLIQFEDFANSNAFRILNKYRNRYCTFNDDIQGTASVAVAGILSALKITKNKLSDHTFVFQGAGEAALGIAHLLTMAMAKEGVSYADAVKRIWMVDSKGLIVKGRSHLNHEKEEFAHEHPHVKTLEEVVKTIKPTAIIGVAAIAGAFNENIIKDMASFNERPIIFALSNPTSKAECTAEQCYTLTEGRGIFASGSPFTKVTLADGRSFYPGQGNNAYVFPGVALGVIACGVRHISDDIFLTTAEAIAEMVTEEHLAEGRLYPPLSTIREVSFKIAVKIVDYAYKHDIASLYPEPKDKEAFVLSHVYNSDYDSFTMDSYTWPNDAMMVQDV, encoded by the exons ATGAACGCTTTCTCTGGAAAGAGTGTGCTATCTTTGTGCAGACAGACAACCAGGTCCGTCCGTGTGTTGGCCAACAGCACTCCTTCAGATCTTCCTTTGGGTCATGGGCTCACTAGGCCATTACTAGGTCTACAAAGAGTGTGTCACTCGGCCTCAAACTCCAAACCTAGCAGCATCAGGACCAAAAAACGGGGTTATGACATCACAAGGAACCCCCACCTTAATAAG GGCATGGCATTTACTCTGGAGGAGAGGCTCCAGCTGGGTATCCATGGCCTTCTGCCTCCATGCTTTCTCTCCCAAGATGTCCAGGTGCTCCGTGTCATGAGGAGCTATGAGACACGTACCAACCCCCTTGACAA ATACATTTTGCTGATGACCCTACAGGACCGGAATGAAAAGCTCTTTTATCGTCTGTTGACCTCAGACATTGAGGAGTTTATGCCTATAGTTTACACTCCCACTGTAGGACTGGCCTGCCAACAATATGGCTTGGCATTCAGGAGACCACG AGGACTTTTTATAACCATTCATGACAAGGGCCACATAGCTACCATGTTGAATTCATGGCCGGAGGAGAACATCAAG GCCATTGTTGTAACTGATGGTGAAAGGATCCTGGGGCTTGGGGACCTAGGTAGCTATGGAATGGGTATTCCAGTGGGCAAGCTGGCTCTTTACACAGCCTGTGGTGGAGTGCATCCTCAACAGTGCCTACCTGTGCTCCTGGATGTGGGTACTGACAATGAG ACTCTTTTAAATGATCCCTTGTACATTGGACTGAAGCACAAACGGGTGCGAGGAAAAGAATATGATGACCTTATTGATGAGTTCATGCAGGCAGTCACAGACAA GTATGGGATGAACTGTCTGATTCAGTTTGAAGATTTTGCCAACAGCAATGCTTTCCGCATTCTTAACAAGTACCGCAATCGTTACTGCACCTTCAATGATGACATCCAAG GAACAGCATCGGTGGCTGTTGCTGGGATTCTTTCTGCTCTGAAGATCACCAAAAACAAACTGTCTGATCACACTTTTGTGTTTCAAGGAGCAGGAGAG GCTGCTTTGGGCATTGCTCATCTGCTCACCATGGCGATGGCGAAGGAGGGAGTGTCCTATGCTGATGCTGTCAAAAGGATCTGGATGGTGGACTCTAAAGGACTAATCGTAAAG GGCAGAAGTCACCTGAACCATGAGAAGGAGGAGTTTGCCCATGAGCATCCTCATGTAAAGACCCTGGAGGAGGTGGTGAAGACCATTAAGCCTACAGCTATTATTG GTGTTGCTGCCATTGCTGGAGCTTTCAATGAGAATATTATAAAGGACATGGCATCCTTCAATGAAAGGCCCATCATATTTGCTCTCAGCAATCCCACCAGTAAAGCAGAGTGCACTGCAGAGCAGTGTTACACCCTCACAGAG GGTCGTGGGATCTTTGCCAGCGGTAGCCCTTTCACGAAGGTGACTCTTGCAGATGGACGCAGTTTCTACCCAGGCCAGGGTAACAACGCTTATGTGTTCCCTGGTGTTGCATTGGGTGTTATTGCCTGTGGGGTGCGTCATATATCCGATGacattttcctcaccacagcaGAG GCGATAGCTGAAATGGTTACAGAGGAGCATCTGGCAGAAGGCAGATTATACCCCCCTCTCAGCACAATCAGAGAAGTGTCCTTCAAGATAGCCGTGAAG aTTGTGGATTATGCTTATAAACATGATATTGCTTCATTGTATCCTGAGCCCAAGGATAAAGAAGCCTTTGTGTTGTCTCATGTTTACAACTCTGATTATGACTCCTTTACGATGGACTCTTACACATGGCCAAATGATGCTATGATGGTTCAGGATGTGTAG
- the LOC132850544 gene encoding little elongation complex subunit 1-like: MQNTRYLRLKQQLLALKVIKTKQNKEILGLKYKIRGHEKILCIMKVKLANMEKKFNKETKCASTQTENEQKVEKVSILTLRQEVKQHPVAGAAFTSTRSQDLSRKVLKVKSPNTPRIQPNWSSEKEPLSVNQRSMVPLSIPDPRKILSNRPVSSMSPTRNVKRPRLDTRSPDPASLTPLTISKQINSMDVAGGQRDCHTGKSLISSAIKKLQTSCFDAFPTVSGRLLCGRVSEVTGLRDEEKSVISDFCKNRALTPKFMSAILCMIKAEGAAMKHELLQTLCRVYVGLCQKTGDSHKAHALAYRLLKEDIPEAPKLILVMVTAWPGVFSHDSSLCRAIQKVTKLKAEGDILDYLSKYLHWDEKPPADVHKIISSTLKSLLHDSSLTFKKNSWYGIDLCPAAWDYIFSLDLLCTQQGWIWTFKNIISQEISQAMSTWLKQKRSQQMAVRDVCVATLLRLLGRLGQLGLKEKELVQNIANGIKDFGNFRRSDVAGMSLEVQLSVFYATHDLAPSNPREALETLTSWQEGIAQPVPPAVTSCITQISKLCQKI, translated from the exons ATGCAGAACACCAGatattt ACGTCTCAAACAACAGCTTCTGGCACTTAAAG TcatcaaaaccaaacaaaataaagaaatcctAGGGCTGAAGTACAAAATCAGAGGCCATGAAAAAATCCTATGCATAATGAAG GTGAAACTTGCAAACATGGAAAAGAAGTTTAACAAAG AGACCAAGTGTGCATCTACGCAAACTGAAAACGAGCAGAAAGTGGAGAAAG tTAGTATCCTGACCCTGAGACAGGAAGTGAAACAACATCCTGTAGCTGGAGCTGCCTTTACCTCAACTCGATCTCAAGACCTGAGTAGAAAAGTTCTCAAGGTGAAGAGTCCAAATACACCCAGGATCCAGCCTAACTGGTCATCAGAAAAAGAGCCGTTGTCTGTCAACCAACGGTCAATGGTACCTTTATCAATTCCTGACCCTAGGAAAATCCTATCAAACAGACCCGTCTCCAGCATGTCACCCACAAGGAATGTCAAAAGGCCACGACTTGACACCCGTTCACCCGATCCTGCAAGTCTTACACCTCTCACAATttccaaacaaataaacagcatGGATGTAGCAGGAGGACAAAGGGACTGCCACACAGGAAAGTCCCTTATCTCCAGTGCTATAAAGAAACTTCAAACGTCATGTTTTGATGCGTTTCCTACAGTCTCAGGTCGTCTTCTTTGCGGAAGAGTATCTGAAGTTACTGGTCTGAGGGATGAAGAAAAATCTGTCATTTCTGATTTTTGTAAAAACCGG GCCTTAACACCGAAGTTTATGTCCGCCATTTTGTGCATGATCAAGGCAGAGGGAGCAGCTATGAAACATGAACTCCTGCAGACACTGTGTAGGGTTTATGTAGGCTTGTGTCAGAAGACTGGAGACTCTCACAAGGCACATGCCCTTGCCTATAGGCTTTTGAAAGAGG ACATTCCTGAAGCCCCAAAGCTGATTTTGGTCATGGTGACAGCATGGCCAGGCGTTTTTTCCCATGACAGCTCACTGTGCCGAGCCATCCAAAAAGTGACCAAGCTGAAAGCAGAGGGAGACATATTAGACTACCTCAGCAAATACCTGCACTGGGATGAG aaGCCTCCAGCAGATGTTCACAAAATTATCTCCAGCACACTGAAGTCTCTTCTCCATGACAGCAGTCTGACATTCAAGAAGAACAGTTGGTATGGCATTGACCTCTGCCCTGCTGCCTGGGACTACATATTCAGTCTGGATCTTCTGTGCACACAACAGGGCTGGATATGgacctttaaaaatattataag CCAGGAGATTTCTCAGGCCATGAGCACTTggctaaaacaaaaaagatctcAGCAAATGGCAGTCCGAGACGTCTGTGTAGCAACACTTTTGAGGCTACTTG GGCGACTTGGCCAGCTGGGTCTAAAGGAGAAAGAGTTGGTCCAAAACATTGCAAATGGTATAAAAGACTTTGGAAACTTCCGAAGATCAGATGTTGCAGGTATGTCTTTAGAGGTGCAGCTCTCAGTGTTCTACGCCACTCATGATCTGGCACCCAGCAACCCCAGAGAAGCCTTGGAGACTTTAACATCATGGCAAGAAGGGATCGCACAACCGGTTCCTCCAGCTGTCACCAGCTGCATTACACAAATCAGTAAGCTCTGTCAGAAGATCTAa